TACAGCGGGTTCACGTTCACGACCGTGTAGCCGGCGCGCAGGATGGCGGCCAGCGCCACCGGATACTGCAGCACGTTCGGCATCATCACCGCCACGCGCGCGCCCTTGGCCATGCCGCGGCTCTGCAGCCAGGCCGCCAAGCGCTTCGACATGCTGTCCAGTTCCGCATAGGTGAGGAACTTGTCCATGCAGACGAAGGCGTTGTTCGCTGCGTACTTCTGGAACGATTCCTCCAGCAGCTGCACCAGGGACCCGTACTGGTCGGGATCGATTTCCGCCGGAACGCCGGGTGGGTACGACTTGAGCCAAATCTTGTCCATCGGGTGCCTCTGTCTCCAGTGTCATTATTCTGTGGCGGCGGCCCGACCGAAAAAAAACGCACGGTCGTGCTTACTTATTTCATGATGCTATCGGGCAGTGAGCCCGATAGCAAGCATTTTTAAAGCAATTCGAACATGAATTCTAGTGTCCGCCAACCCTGGAGACGTCGCTGCGCTGCACCATCAGCGGCGCCGCGGGAACCGGCGGCGCCAGCGCCTTCAGGATGCGGTGGCGGTCCTTGCGGTCCAGCTCGGCCAGCTGCCTGACCGACTTGTAGAAGCGCGGGAAGCTGCCGTCGCGCCGGAGCATGGCCTGGAAGGCCGGCACGAAGTCTTCGTAGGTCGCGATCGAGGCCAGGTGGGCGTTCGACAGCGGCTGCTCGAAGAAGCGGTCGTAGCCGGCATAGCCGCCCCAGTTGCCCTTCAGGACCTGGTACTCGTCCTTCAGCTCCTGGAACAGGCGCGCCTTGACCGCGCGCTTCTCGCTGTCGCTGCGGTCGACCAGGGCATAGTTCTGCTCGAGGGCCTTGCGGTACTTGAGCAGCAGCACCAGGAAATCGTGCTTGCGGCTCTTGTAGCGGGCATAGCTGTCGCGCATGGCCTGGTTGCCGAAGCGGTCCATCCAGCGTTCCACCCCCACCTCTTCCACCGTGCTGGCGAAGGATTCGTTGAACTGCGAATCGCCTTGCGCGTACACGATCTGGTGCGCCAGTTCGTGGAAGATCATGCGCGCCAGTTCGGCATCCGGGTAGTTGATGAAGGTCGAGATCAAGGGATCGCTGAACCAGCCCAGGGTCGAGTAGGCCGGCACGCCGCCCACTTCGACGTCGTCACCCTCGTTCTTCAGCTCGCGGGCATAGGATTCGGCCGCCTCCTTGCTGTAGTAGCCGCGGTAATTCACGCAGCCGGCCACCGGGAAGCACCATTGCAGCGGCTTGAGCGAGAGTTCGGGCGTGGCGACCACGTTCCACAGCACGTATTTGCGCTTGAGGGAGGTGTAGTTCTTGTAGCTGTTGTTATCTGGTAATGCCATTTCGCTAACAGCGAAGCGGCGGATCTGGCGCGCCGTTTCCAGTCGGAGGCGCAGTTTGGTACTGGTGCCGGGGTCGGCGATCCAGTCGTCGATCGGACGGGCGTCCGACAGGAGTTCAAGCTGGCCCTGGGCGGCCTGCGTGTAGTAGTTCAGCGTGGAGCAGCTGGCCAGCAGCCCCGCCGCCGCGCCCGCCAGGAGCACGGCGCGGAGCCGCGCGTTGATTCGCAAAGGTTTCATAAATAAATTTCATGGCGCTGCTTCGCGGCGTCTTGAGAAACCGTAGCGAGCGGAAGGAGTTTCGTCCGAGAAGCGCAGCCGTACATCCGGTACGGTGAGCATCGCAGGGCGAAAATCCGACGCGCAGTAGGTTTATCAAGATGCCCTCTCCACCTGCACCAGGGTGTCATAGAAAGTCGGCGCCCGGCCCATATCGGTCAGGCGCTGGCTGGTTACTTCGTTGGCGTTCTTGCCGTCGCGGGCGAGCTTTTTCCACCAGATCGACAGGCCGACCACGAGGCCGGCCCGTGCCTTGGGGGTGACCCGGGCGCGCGCGACGAACGAGCCCCGGTCATTGAAGATGCGCACCATCTCGCCGTGCTCGATGCCGCGCGAAGCGGCGTCGACGGGATGGATGTCCAGGTGCGGTTCACCCTCGGTGGCGCGAAGGCTCTGAACATTGACAAAGCTTGAGTTGAGGAAGTTCCTGGCCGGCGGAGAAATCATCGCCAACGGATATTTCTGCGCCAGTTCGGGGTTGGATGCCACGGATTCGTAATTCGCAATGTAGGCCGGCAGCGGATCGAGACCGTCGGCCAGCATCGATGCGGAATAAAACTCGCACTTGCCGGACGGGGTCGGGAAGCCGCCTTCCGCGAAGGGCGCGGCCGGCATGTTCAGCTTGCTCCAGCCGCTGCGCTTCAGCGATTCCCAGTCGAAGTGCACGGCGCGCACATCCTGCTTGTTGAAGGCCTGCGAGGCGAGCTCGTCGTCGGTTTCAATGAACGCCGGGTCGTCGAAGCCCATGGCCTTGGCCAGCAGGCGGAAGATCTCGGTGTTCGGCTTCGATGCGCCCAGCGGCGCAATCGCCGCGTTATTCGCCATCATGTACAGGTGGCCGTAGGCCAGGTGGGCGTCGACGTGCTCGAGCTGGGTCGTGGCCGGCAGCAGGATGTCCGCGTAGTCGGCGGTGTCGGTCTGGAAGTGTTCCAGCACCACGGTAAACAAGTCTTCGCGCTCGAAGCCGCGCGCTACCCGCGACGAATCGGGGGCGATCGCCACCGGGTTCGCGTTGTAGACGATGACCGCCTCGATCTTCGGGCCGAATTCCGGCGACGCCTCCTTCAGCAGGTCGTCGCCGATGGTGTTCATGTTGATGGTGCGCGGCAGGCGGCCGCGCAGC
This window of the Massilia sp. WG5 genome carries:
- a CDS encoding aminopeptidase; this encodes MKPLRINARLRAVLLAGAAAGLLASCSTLNYYTQAAQGQLELLSDARPIDDWIADPGTSTKLRLRLETARQIRRFAVSEMALPDNNSYKNYTSLKRKYVLWNVVATPELSLKPLQWCFPVAGCVNYRGYYSKEAAESYARELKNEGDDVEVGGVPAYSTLGWFSDPLISTFINYPDAELARMIFHELAHQIVYAQGDSQFNESFASTVEEVGVERWMDRFGNQAMRDSYARYKSRKHDFLVLLLKYRKALEQNYALVDRSDSEKRAVKARLFQELKDEYQVLKGNWGGYAGYDRFFEQPLSNAHLASIATYEDFVPAFQAMLRRDGSFPRFYKSVRQLAELDRKDRHRILKALAPPVPAAPLMVQRSDVSRVGGH